A window of Aeromicrobium sp. Root236 contains these coding sequences:
- a CDS encoding FAD-dependent oxidoreductase, with product MSRQLRVAVIGAGPAGIYAADILTKSEVDVTIDILDRDPTPFGLIRYGVAPDHPRIKEIVKALKRVLSNDDIRFFGNVNYGADLKLDHLQQFYDAVIFATGARADRDLEIPGIDLKGSFGAADFVSWYDGHPDAPRDWPFDPHAETVAVLGVGNVGLDVARMLAKTADEQLVTEIPDNVYAGLKANATKDVHVFARRGPAQVKFTPMELRELSHSPNIDVIIHPEGFELDEGSMDAIRASKSVKLVVDVLQNYLAKEPTGAAHRIHIHFCQNPVEILGEDGRVVGLRTEVTELDGTGNVRGTGELVDWPVQAVYRAVGYRSENLAGIPFDDAQAIVPNDGGRVIDIEGDPLPGAYVTGWIKRGPVGLIGHTKSDAAQTIELLLSDVDALVAPPEPEREAVDRYLAGRGIEFTTWEGWEQLDEHELALGEAAGRTRIKVVPRDEMVRISRS from the coding sequence ATGAGCAGGCAATTGCGTGTCGCCGTGATCGGCGCCGGACCGGCGGGCATCTACGCGGCCGACATCCTCACGAAGTCCGAGGTGGACGTCACGATCGACATCCTCGACCGTGACCCGACGCCGTTCGGCCTGATCCGCTACGGGGTCGCGCCGGACCACCCGCGCATCAAGGAGATCGTCAAGGCGCTCAAGCGCGTCCTCTCCAACGACGACATCCGGTTCTTCGGCAACGTCAACTACGGCGCCGACCTCAAGCTCGACCACCTCCAGCAGTTCTACGACGCCGTCATCTTCGCGACGGGCGCCCGCGCCGACCGCGACCTCGAGATCCCCGGCATCGACCTCAAGGGCTCGTTCGGCGCGGCCGACTTCGTCTCCTGGTACGACGGCCACCCCGACGCCCCGCGCGACTGGCCGTTCGACCCGCACGCTGAGACCGTCGCGGTGCTCGGCGTGGGCAACGTCGGCCTCGACGTCGCCCGCATGCTCGCCAAGACCGCCGACGAGCAGCTCGTCACCGAGATCCCCGACAACGTCTACGCCGGGCTCAAGGCCAACGCGACCAAGGACGTCCACGTGTTCGCCCGTCGCGGCCCCGCCCAGGTGAAGTTCACGCCCATGGAGCTGCGCGAGCTGTCGCACTCGCCCAACATCGACGTCATCATCCACCCGGAGGGCTTCGAGCTCGACGAGGGATCGATGGACGCCATCCGCGCGTCCAAGTCGGTCAAGCTCGTCGTCGACGTGCTGCAGAACTACCTCGCCAAGGAGCCGACCGGCGCGGCGCACCGGATCCACATCCACTTCTGCCAGAACCCCGTCGAGATCCTCGGCGAGGACGGCCGCGTGGTCGGACTGCGCACCGAGGTCACCGAGCTCGACGGCACCGGCAACGTACGCGGCACCGGCGAGCTCGTCGACTGGCCGGTTCAGGCCGTCTACCGCGCCGTCGGCTACCGCTCCGAGAACCTGGCCGGCATCCCGTTCGACGACGCCCAGGCGATCGTGCCCAACGACGGCGGACGCGTCATCGACATCGAGGGCGACCCGCTGCCCGGCGCGTACGTCACGGGCTGGATCAAGCGCGGACCCGTCGGCCTGATCGGCCACACCAAGTCCGACGCCGCCCAGACCATCGAGCTGCTGCTCTCCGACGTCGACGCGCTCGTCGCTCCGCCCGAGCCCGAGCGCGAGGCCGTCGACCGCTACCTCGCGGGCCGCGGCATCGAGTTCACGACGTGGGAGGGCTGGGAGCAGCTCGACGAGCACGAGCTCGCCCTCGGTGAGGCCGCCGGTCGTACGCGCATCAAGGTCGTCCCCCGCGACGAGATGGTGCGGATCTCCCGCAGCTAG